A window of uncultured Fusobacterium sp. contains these coding sequences:
- a CDS encoding riboflavin synthase, with product MFTGLVEEMGEVLAIENGEKSLKLKIKCKKVLEGAKIGDSIATNGTCLTAVELGSNYFIADCMYETVKRTNLKRLKSGDKVNLEKSITLATPLGGHLVTGDVDCEGRIKSITPEGIAKIYEIEIERKYMKYIVEKGRVTLDGASLTVMKLDRNSFGVSLIPHTQEMITLGKKKVGDYINVETDLIGKYIERFMKFEEETKESSKGLTMEFLLKNGF from the coding sequence ATTTTTACAGGTTTAGTAGAAGAGATGGGAGAGGTTTTAGCCATTGAGAATGGAGAGAAATCTTTAAAATTAAAAATAAAATGTAAAAAAGTTTTAGAAGGAGCAAAAATAGGAGATAGTATTGCAACTAATGGAACTTGTTTAACTGCTGTAGAATTAGGAAGTAATTATTTTATAGCAGATTGTATGTATGAAACAGTTAAAAGAACAAATTTAAAAAGATTGAAATCTGGAGATAAAGTAAATTTAGAAAAGTCAATAACTTTAGCTACTCCATTAGGAGGACACTTAGTTACAGGGGATGTAGATTGTGAAGGAAGAATAAAATCTATAACTCCTGAAGGAATAGCTAAAATTTATGAGATAGAAATAGAAAGAAAATACATGAAATATATAGTAGAAAAAGGAAGAGTAACTCTTGATGGAGCTAGTCTTACAGTAATGAAATTAGATAGAAATAGTTTTGGAGTTTCATTGATTCCACATACTCAAGAGATGATAACTTTAGGAAAGAAAAAAGTTGGAGACTATATAAATGTAGAAACAGATCTAATAGGAAAATATATAGAAAGATTTATGAAGTTTGAAGAGGAAACAAAAGAAAGCTCTAAAGGATTAACTATGGAGTTTCTATTGAAAAATGGATTTTAG